The Gillisia sp. Hel_I_86 genome has a segment encoding these proteins:
- a CDS encoding Fic family protein has product MTWKLQNLPYPKELETLKVLKLLPEAHRALAELKGVAQSIPRQDILINTLAIQEAKDSSEVENIVTTHDEIYKASMGIGKLTSSQAKEVQNYILAMKTGYKIVVKHNFLSINHIKQIQQILENNNAGFRKVPGTTLKNQKTDAVVYSPPQSNAEIVPLMQNLEEFINKPECLSVDHLIKMALFHFQFESIHPFYDGNGRTGRILNILYLIQYNLLDTPILYLSKYIIQHKNDYYRLLQQVRDKGEWEEYLCFMLTAVAVTAKDTLEKVKNIKQAMAEFKVLLRENYKFYSQDLLNHLFKQPYTKIEFLQKELHISRITAANYLNQLAEDGHLTKFKIGRTNYYVNGVVLNALK; this is encoded by the coding sequence ATGACTTGGAAACTTCAAAATTTGCCCTATCCTAAAGAGTTAGAAACCCTGAAAGTTCTAAAACTTTTACCTGAAGCACATAGGGCTTTGGCTGAATTAAAGGGTGTTGCACAATCTATTCCTCGACAAGATATTTTAATAAATACACTGGCCATACAAGAGGCTAAAGATAGTTCTGAGGTAGAAAACATTGTTACTACCCATGACGAAATTTATAAGGCAAGTATGGGTATCGGCAAGCTTACCTCTAGTCAAGCCAAAGAGGTGCAGAATTACATATTAGCAATGAAAACAGGTTACAAAATCGTAGTCAAACACAATTTTCTATCAATTAATCACATAAAACAAATTCAGCAAATACTAGAAAACAATAATGCTGGCTTTAGAAAAGTACCTGGAACAACGCTTAAAAATCAAAAGACAGATGCTGTTGTCTATTCGCCACCACAAAGCAATGCAGAGATAGTACCGTTAATGCAAAACCTGGAAGAGTTTATAAATAAGCCAGAATGTTTGTCTGTAGACCATCTTATTAAAATGGCATTATTTCATTTTCAATTTGAAAGTATTCACCCATTTTATGATGGGAATGGTCGTACAGGCAGAATCTTGAATATATTATATCTCATACAGTATAACTTGTTAGATACACCCATTTTGTATTTGAGTAAGTATATCATTCAACATAAAAATGATTATTACAGACTGCTACAGCAGGTACGCGATAAAGGGGAGTGGGAAGAGTATCTTTGCTTCATGCTCACCGCTGTTGCCGTTACAGCCAAAGATACATTAGAGAAAGTAAAAAACATAAAACAGGCAATGGCAGAATTTAAGGTGCTCCTACGGGAAAATTATAAATTCTACAGTCAAGATCTACTTAACCATTTGTTTAAGCAACCTTACACGAAAATAGAATTTTTACAAAAAGAGCTGCATATCTCACGCATCACTGCAGCTAATTATTTAAACCAATTGGCAGAAGATGGTCACCTGACCAAATTTAAAATAGGTAGAACTAACTATTATGTAAATGGAGTCGTTCTTAATGCATTGAAATAA
- a CDS encoding DUF6557 family protein: MTLQQLVQCNSWLSISAILLEIYPDEEKSLEGYETVFEKLLMMASEETDMTIVIKAVKDAFDEEEYVDVSGKYNHPQNEEQSFSQAIEFTSWKKWLGMDICKESLKDFSELEILAHCLYEMTFVGFEEKGIQKELNDLEKTVEDYETMTEEEKQKNRISLEDLLDELNEGDPENEHL, from the coding sequence ATGACCTTACAACAGCTGGTGCAATGCAATTCCTGGTTAAGCATTTCTGCTATACTCTTGGAAATATATCCGGATGAAGAAAAAAGCCTCGAGGGCTACGAGACGGTATTTGAAAAATTGCTGATGATGGCCTCCGAAGAAACCGATATGACGATTGTGATAAAGGCTGTAAAAGATGCCTTTGACGAAGAGGAATATGTAGATGTTTCCGGGAAATACAACCACCCTCAAAATGAGGAACAATCATTTTCTCAAGCAATCGAATTTACGTCCTGGAAAAAATGGTTAGGAATGGACATTTGTAAAGAAAGTTTAAAAGATTTTTCAGAATTGGAAATCCTCGCTCATTGCCTTTACGAAATGACCTTTGTAGGTTTTGAAGAGAAAGGGATACAGAAAGAATTGAATGATCTTGAAAAAACTGTGGAGGACTATGAAACAATGACCGAAGAAGAAAAACAGAAAAACAGGATTTCATTAGAAGATCTTTTAGATGAATTAAATGAAGGTGACCCGGAAAACGAACATTTATAA